Proteins from a genomic interval of Marmoricola sp. OAE513:
- a CDS encoding ABC transporter ATP-binding protein, giving the protein MRAEAGTPSIQLRDLAKSFGSTHAVDGVDLEIADGEFFSMLGPSGSGKTTVLRMIAGFEQPTRGRVFLAGEDVTGRPPFARDVNTVFQDYALFPHMSIQENVEYGLRVKKVPKAERRKRAAEALETVRLGSHGTRRPGQLSGGQRQRVALARALVNRPKVLLLDEPLGALDLKLRREMQIELKQIQRDVGITFVFVTHDQEEALTLSDRIAVFNDGKIQQVATPRDLYESPSSAFVAGFVGTSNLLTDAAARHVIGRDGTFSIRPEKIHLGAPSEMPSPDGAVTTHGVVREVVYLGSANHFVVDLEFEGAAASPASLTVLRQNIQAEDAAMARGERVQIAWLPENVIELDPSPAEEAAPE; this is encoded by the coding sequence ATGCGTGCGGAGGCGGGGACGCCATCGATCCAGTTGAGGGACCTGGCCAAGAGCTTCGGATCCACCCACGCCGTGGACGGCGTCGACCTGGAGATCGCCGATGGTGAGTTCTTCTCGATGCTCGGCCCGTCCGGCTCGGGAAAAACCACCGTGCTGCGGATGATCGCCGGGTTCGAGCAGCCCACCCGCGGCAGGGTGTTCCTCGCTGGCGAGGACGTCACCGGTCGGCCGCCGTTCGCCCGCGACGTGAACACCGTCTTCCAGGACTACGCCCTGTTCCCGCACATGAGCATCCAGGAGAACGTCGAGTACGGCCTGCGCGTGAAGAAGGTGCCCAAGGCCGAACGGCGCAAGCGGGCGGCCGAGGCGCTCGAGACCGTCCGGCTCGGCAGCCACGGCACGCGGCGTCCCGGGCAGCTCTCCGGCGGCCAGCGCCAGCGTGTCGCCCTGGCCCGCGCCCTGGTGAACCGGCCCAAGGTGCTGCTGCTCGACGAGCCGCTCGGCGCGCTGGACCTCAAGCTGCGCCGCGAGATGCAGATCGAGCTCAAGCAGATTCAGCGCGACGTCGGCATCACCTTCGTCTTCGTCACCCACGACCAGGAGGAGGCGCTCACCCTGAGCGACCGGATCGCGGTGTTCAACGACGGCAAGATCCAGCAGGTCGCCACGCCGCGCGACCTCTACGAGAGCCCGAGCAGCGCGTTCGTCGCCGGCTTCGTCGGCACCTCGAACCTGCTCACCGACGCCGCCGCCCGCCACGTGATCGGACGCGACGGCACCTTCAGCATCCGCCCGGAGAAGATCCACCTCGGCGCCCCTTCCGAGATGCCCAGTCCGGACGGCGCGGTGACCACGCACGGCGTGGTCCGCGAGGTCGTCTACCTGGGCTCGGCCAACCACTTCGTGGTCGACCTGGAGTTCGAGGGCGCCGCGGCGTCCCCGGCTTCGTTGACCGTCCTGCGGCAGAACATCCAGGCCGAGGACGCCGCCATGGCACGTGGGGAGCGCGTGCAGATCGCCTGGCTCCCCGAGAACGTGATCGAGCTCGACCCGAGCCCGGCAGAAGAAGCAGCACCAGAATGA